One genomic segment of Bacteroidota bacterium includes these proteins:
- a CDS encoding membrane-binding protein — translation MKSITPFVLLLSVLIGACADGKAASTLQIPDSIEATVAIPDTAVDKSLLVYNNKTSLWTLNGHRYSGYMVVQYQDNTPKEKTGILNGKREGQAAKWYPDGHLKQVANYQNGKLHGEKKRWSSDVSHTLVSQLNYHLGKTHGEQTLWYRTGEIYKKLNLNMGKEQGIQQAFRKNGDMYANYEAREGRIFGLKKAALCYGLEDEDIQYEN, via the coding sequence ATGAAGTCTATTACGCCATTCGTATTGTTGTTAAGTGTACTGATTGGGGCGTGTGCAGATGGGAAAGCCGCGAGCACTTTGCAAATTCCTGATTCGATTGAGGCTACCGTAGCGATACCCGATACAGCTGTTGATAAATCGCTGTTGGTCTACAATAATAAGACATCACTGTGGACATTGAATGGTCACCGCTATTCAGGCTATATGGTAGTGCAGTATCAAGACAATACACCAAAAGAAAAGACGGGAATCCTGAATGGGAAAAGAGAAGGTCAGGCTGCTAAATGGTATCCGGATGGGCATTTAAAGCAGGTGGCAAATTACCAAAATGGAAAACTTCATGGAGAGAAAAAAAGGTGGTCTTCGGATGTGAGTCATACCCTGGTTTCGCAGCTAAACTATCATTTGGGAAAGACACACGGAGAACAAACACTATGGTATCGGACGGGAGAGATCTATAAAAAGCTGAACCTCAACATGGGGAAAGAACAGGGCATTCAACAGGCCTTCAGGAAAAATGGAGACATGTATGCTAACTATGAAGCGAGGGAAGGTAGAATTTTTGGATTAAAAAAAGCAGCGCTTTGCTATGGCCTGGAAGATGAGGATATTCAATATGAAAATTAA